From Ipomoea triloba cultivar NCNSP0323 chromosome 5, ASM357664v1, the proteins below share one genomic window:
- the LOC116019854 gene encoding ribosomal lysine N-methyltransferase 3 isoform X4, protein MKGVSDRFLLGLVIFSCCHILSLFRCFGRSPKSTLFSLALSSTRQIIKEDKVLIHEDWKECIQPLLDNASLGLNPEGFGIEEYFAARSLISSRSFQIDDYHGFGMVPLADLFNHKTGAEDVHFTSISSDSESDSDADDNNSNTEYQNNSDHEPISKNPHSEGDSLSGSDLDSSSMSGNDPTALEMIMVKNVKAGVEVFNTYGYIGNAALLHRYGFTEPDNPYDILNLDLELVLQWSSSRFSYRHSRRRLSLWRELGYSGCVSQDSEYFEISYYGEPQIELIILLYILLLSEEAYSEVNLAVSTMGDVENSWQLFLSKQGVPLENGSELSKNSLLTESVCLALLSLADARESLYGSNSLRNDIKELDRCSQLSEPKQYHSLVLRISERKILQKLRTYASAGATTKKGTKRKGKRSRMKTQDATRSVLYT, encoded by the exons ATGAAAGGAGTCTCGGACCGGTTTCTCCTTGGTTTGGTTATCTTCAGCTGCTGCCACATTCTGAGCCTATTCCGTTGCTTTGGTCGCTCTCCGAAATCAACTCTCTTCTCGCTGGCACTGAGCTCCACAAG GCAGATAATTAAAGAAGACAAGGTTCTTATCCATGAGGACTGGAAAGAGTGCATCCAGCCTCTTTTGGACAATGCTTCATTGGGGCTTAACCCGGAAGGCTTTGGTATTGAAGAATATTTTGCGGCAAGAAGTCTTATTTCTTCTCGATCATTTCAAATTGATGATTACCATGGATTTGGGATGGTTCCCCTGGCAGACCT TTTTAATCACAAGACTGGTGCTGAGGATGTGCACTTCACATCCATATCCTCTGATTCTGAATCAGATAGTGACGCAGATGATAACAATAGTAACACTGAGTATCAGAATAATAGTGACCATGAGCCAATTAGCAAAAATCCACATTCAGAAGGAGATTCTTTGAGTGGGAGTGACTTAGATTCTTCTTCAATGTCTGGGAATGACCCTACAGCTCTAGAAATGATCATGGTGAAAAATGTCAAAGCTGGAGTTGAG GTATTTAATACATATGGATACATAGGCAATGCTGCGTTGCTGCATAGATATGGATTCACAGAACCAGATAATCCGTATGATATTTTGAACTTAGATCTTGAACTGGTACTTCAGTGGAGTTCATCTCGATTCTCATACCGTCACAGTAGGAGGAGGTTATCACTATGGAGAGAGTTGGGTTATTCTGGATGCGTCAGTCAAGACTCTGAATATTTTGAAATCTCATATTATGGGGAACCCCAAATTGAGTTAATAATTTTGCTTTACATATTGTTGTTGTCAGAAGAAGCATATAGTGAAGTTAATCTTGCTGTGTCTACAATGGGTGATGTTGAAAATTCTTGGCAACTCTTTTTATCAAAGCAAGGAGTTCCATTGGAAAATGGATCAGAACTTAGCAAGAATTCATTGCTTACAGAAAGCGTTTGCTTGGCTCTCTTGTCACTAGCAGATGCCCGGGAAAGTTTATATGGTTCAAATTCTCTCAGAAATGATATCAAAGAGCTGGATAGGTGCTCTCAGCTAAGCGAACCTAAACAGTATCACTCTCTCGTGCTACGTATAAGTGAGAGGAAGATCCTTCAGAAATTAAGGACTTACGCCTCAGCAGGTGCTACAACGAAGAAAGGTACAAAAAGGAAAGGTAAAAGAAGCCGCATGAAGACACAAGACGCCACCCG GTCTGTGCTATACACATGA
- the LOC116019854 gene encoding ribosomal lysine N-methyltransferase 3 isoform X3 codes for MATSNRKMRAFKKWMNWKGVEWSDALELVATESSVFVRAVGDLHEGDLVAKIPKESCLTIKTCGARQIIEEAELDGYLGLAVALMYERSLGPVSPWFGYLQLLPHSEPIPLLWSLSEINSLLAGTELHKIIKEDKVLIHEDWKECIQPLLDNASLGLNPEGFGIEEYFAARSLISSRSFQIDDYHGFGMVPLADLFNHKTGAEDVHFTSISSDSESDSDADDNNSNTEYQNNSDHEPISKNPHSEGDSLSGSDLDSSSMSGNDPTALEMIMVKNVKAGVEVFNTYGYIGNAALLHRYGFTEPDNPYDILNLDLELVLQWSSSRFSYRHSRRRLSLWRELGYSGCVSQDSEYFEISYYGEPQIELIILLYILLLSEEAYSEVNLAVSTMGDVENSWQLFLSKQGVPLENGSELSKNSLLTESVCLALLSLADARESLYGSNSLRNDIKELDRCSQLSEPKQYHSLVLRISERKILQKLRTYASAGATTKKGTKRKGKRSRMKTQDATR; via the exons ATGGCTACCAG TAACAGGAAAATGAGGGCGTTCAAAAAATGGATGAACTGGAAAGGCGTAGAGTGGAGCGACGCTTTGGAGCTAGTCGCAACGGAATCCTCCGTCTTCGTCAGAGCGGTAGGCGATTTGCACGAAGGCGATTTGGTGGCGAAAATCCCGAAGGAGAGCTGCTTGACGATAAAAACTTGTGGTGCTCGGCAAATAATCGAGGAAGCTGAGCTTGACGGATACTTAGGCCTGGCCGTGGCGCTGATGTATGAAAGGAGTCTCGGACCGGTTTCTCCTTGGTTTGGTTATCTTCAGCTGCTGCCACATTCTGAGCCTATTCCGTTGCTTTGGTCGCTCTCCGAAATCAACTCTCTTCTCGCTGGCACTGAGCTCCACAAG ATAATTAAAGAAGACAAGGTTCTTATCCATGAGGACTGGAAAGAGTGCATCCAGCCTCTTTTGGACAATGCTTCATTGGGGCTTAACCCGGAAGGCTTTGGTATTGAAGAATATTTTGCGGCAAGAAGTCTTATTTCTTCTCGATCATTTCAAATTGATGATTACCATGGATTTGGGATGGTTCCCCTGGCAGACCT TTTTAATCACAAGACTGGTGCTGAGGATGTGCACTTCACATCCATATCCTCTGATTCTGAATCAGATAGTGACGCAGATGATAACAATAGTAACACTGAGTATCAGAATAATAGTGACCATGAGCCAATTAGCAAAAATCCACATTCAGAAGGAGATTCTTTGAGTGGGAGTGACTTAGATTCTTCTTCAATGTCTGGGAATGACCCTACAGCTCTAGAAATGATCATGGTGAAAAATGTCAAAGCTGGAGTTGAG GTATTTAATACATATGGATACATAGGCAATGCTGCGTTGCTGCATAGATATGGATTCACAGAACCAGATAATCCGTATGATATTTTGAACTTAGATCTTGAACTGGTACTTCAGTGGAGTTCATCTCGATTCTCATACCGTCACAGTAGGAGGAGGTTATCACTATGGAGAGAGTTGGGTTATTCTGGATGCGTCAGTCAAGACTCTGAATATTTTGAAATCTCATATTATGGGGAACCCCAAATTGAGTTAATAATTTTGCTTTACATATTGTTGTTGTCAGAAGAAGCATATAGTGAAGTTAATCTTGCTGTGTCTACAATGGGTGATGTTGAAAATTCTTGGCAACTCTTTTTATCAAAGCAAGGAGTTCCATTGGAAAATGGATCAGAACTTAGCAAGAATTCATTGCTTACAGAAAGCGTTTGCTTGGCTCTCTTGTCACTAGCAGATGCCCGGGAAAGTTTATATGGTTCAAATTCTCTCAGAAATGATATCAAAGAGCTGGATAGGTGCTCTCAGCTAAGCGAACCTAAACAGTATCACTCTCTCGTGCTACGTATAAGTGAGAGGAAGATCCTTCAGAAATTAAGGACTTACGCCTCAGCAGGTGCTACAACGAAGAAAGGTACAAAAAGGAAAGGTAAAAGAAGCCGCATGAAGACACAAGACGCCACCCGGTAG
- the LOC116019854 gene encoding ribosomal lysine N-methyltransferase 3 isoform X2: MATRKMRAFKKWMNWKGVEWSDALELVATESSVFVRAVGDLHEGDLVAKIPKESCLTIKTCGARQIIEEAELDGYLGLAVALMYERSLGPVSPWFGYLQLLPHSEPIPLLWSLSEINSLLAGTELHKIIKEDKVLIHEDWKECIQPLLDNASLGLNPEGFGIEEYFAARSLISSRSFQIDDYHGFGMVPLADLFNHKTGAEDVHFTSISSDSESDSDADDNNSNTEYQNNSDHEPISKNPHSEGDSLSGSDLDSSSMSGNDPTALEMIMVKNVKAGVEVFNTYGYIGNAALLHRYGFTEPDNPYDILNLDLELVLQWSSSRFSYRHSRRRLSLWRELGYSGCVSQDSEYFEISYYGEPQIELIILLYILLLSEEAYSEVNLAVSTMGDVENSWQLFLSKQGVPLENGSELSKNSLLTESVCLALLSLADARESLYGSNSLRNDIKELDRCSQLSEPKQYHSLVLRISERKILQKLRTYASAGATTKKGTKRKGKRSRMKTQDATRSVLYT; this comes from the exons ATGGCTACCAG GAAAATGAGGGCGTTCAAAAAATGGATGAACTGGAAAGGCGTAGAGTGGAGCGACGCTTTGGAGCTAGTCGCAACGGAATCCTCCGTCTTCGTCAGAGCGGTAGGCGATTTGCACGAAGGCGATTTGGTGGCGAAAATCCCGAAGGAGAGCTGCTTGACGATAAAAACTTGTGGTGCTCGGCAAATAATCGAGGAAGCTGAGCTTGACGGATACTTAGGCCTGGCCGTGGCGCTGATGTATGAAAGGAGTCTCGGACCGGTTTCTCCTTGGTTTGGTTATCTTCAGCTGCTGCCACATTCTGAGCCTATTCCGTTGCTTTGGTCGCTCTCCGAAATCAACTCTCTTCTCGCTGGCACTGAGCTCCACAAG ATAATTAAAGAAGACAAGGTTCTTATCCATGAGGACTGGAAAGAGTGCATCCAGCCTCTTTTGGACAATGCTTCATTGGGGCTTAACCCGGAAGGCTTTGGTATTGAAGAATATTTTGCGGCAAGAAGTCTTATTTCTTCTCGATCATTTCAAATTGATGATTACCATGGATTTGGGATGGTTCCCCTGGCAGACCT TTTTAATCACAAGACTGGTGCTGAGGATGTGCACTTCACATCCATATCCTCTGATTCTGAATCAGATAGTGACGCAGATGATAACAATAGTAACACTGAGTATCAGAATAATAGTGACCATGAGCCAATTAGCAAAAATCCACATTCAGAAGGAGATTCTTTGAGTGGGAGTGACTTAGATTCTTCTTCAATGTCTGGGAATGACCCTACAGCTCTAGAAATGATCATGGTGAAAAATGTCAAAGCTGGAGTTGAG GTATTTAATACATATGGATACATAGGCAATGCTGCGTTGCTGCATAGATATGGATTCACAGAACCAGATAATCCGTATGATATTTTGAACTTAGATCTTGAACTGGTACTTCAGTGGAGTTCATCTCGATTCTCATACCGTCACAGTAGGAGGAGGTTATCACTATGGAGAGAGTTGGGTTATTCTGGATGCGTCAGTCAAGACTCTGAATATTTTGAAATCTCATATTATGGGGAACCCCAAATTGAGTTAATAATTTTGCTTTACATATTGTTGTTGTCAGAAGAAGCATATAGTGAAGTTAATCTTGCTGTGTCTACAATGGGTGATGTTGAAAATTCTTGGCAACTCTTTTTATCAAAGCAAGGAGTTCCATTGGAAAATGGATCAGAACTTAGCAAGAATTCATTGCTTACAGAAAGCGTTTGCTTGGCTCTCTTGTCACTAGCAGATGCCCGGGAAAGTTTATATGGTTCAAATTCTCTCAGAAATGATATCAAAGAGCTGGATAGGTGCTCTCAGCTAAGCGAACCTAAACAGTATCACTCTCTCGTGCTACGTATAAGTGAGAGGAAGATCCTTCAGAAATTAAGGACTTACGCCTCAGCAGGTGCTACAACGAAGAAAGGTACAAAAAGGAAAGGTAAAAGAAGCCGCATGAAGACACAAGACGCCACCCG GTCTGTGCTATACACATGA
- the LOC116019855 gene encoding peroxidase 47-like yields MVRVRPEMGKYNVIIMVVLLMDAIIARGQWTFGGGGDGLSMNYYIMSCPFAEGIVKDIVNRHLQFDPSLAAALVRMHFHDCFIQGCDASILIESTKGNKAEKDSPANLSLRGYEVIDEAKEEVERQCPGVVSCADIIAMAARDAVFFSGGPVYDIPKGRKDGRRSRIEDTRNLPSPTLNTSELIKMFDQHGFSAQEMVVLSGAHTLGVARCSSFKHRLSNFDTTHEVDPSMEAQFAQTLSRTCSAGDTAEQPFDSSRNSFDNDYFYALMRKNGVLFSDQTLYSSPRTRGFVNGYAMNQAMFFFDFQQAMVKMGTLDVKDGSNGEVRGNCRVIN; encoded by the exons ATGGTGAGAGTAAGGCCTGAGATGGGGAAGTATAATGTGATAATAATGGTGGTGCTGTTAATGGATGCAATAATTGCTAGAGGGCAGTGGAcatttggaggaggaggagatggTTTAAGcatgaattattatattatgagttGCCCCTTTGCAGAGGGGATTGTTAAGGACATTGTGAATAGGCACTTGCAGTTTGATCCTTCTCTTGCTGCTGCACTTGTTAGAATGCACTTCCATGATTGTTTCATTCAG GGATGTGATGCATCAATCTTGATAGAATCAACGAAGGGAAACAAAGCAGAAAAGGATTCACCTGCAAACTTGAGCTTGAGAGGTTATGAAGTCATTGATGAAGCAAAGGAAGAGGTTGAGAGGCAATGCCCGGGAGTCGTTTCTTGTGCTGATATTATAGCCATGGCAGCCAGAGATGCGGTTTTCTTT TCTGGGGGACCAGTTTATGACATACCTAAAGGAAGAAAGGATGGAAGAAGGTCAAGAATTGAGGACACTAGAAATCTACCATCTCCCACTCTCAACACTTCTGAGCTTATCAAGATGTTTGACCAGCATGGCTTTAGTGCTCAAGAAATGGTGGTTTTGTCTG GTGCACACACCCTAGGAGTGGCAAGGTGCTCCTCATTCAAGCACAGACTAAGCAACTTCGACACGACTCACGAAGTGGATCCATCGATGGAGGCTCAGTTCGCCCAGACGCTGTCGAGAACGTGCAGTGCAGGCGACACTGCAGAGCAGCCGTTCGACTCGTCCAGAAACTCTTTCGACAACGATTACTTCTATGCCTTGATGAGGAAGAACGGCGTTCTCTTCTCCGATCAGACCCTGTATTCCAGCCCCAGAACTAGAGGCTTCGTCAATGGCTACGCCATGAACCAGGCCATGTTCTTCTTCGATTTCCAGCAAGCTATGGTGAAGATGGGAACACTGGATGTCAAAGATGGTTCTAATGGAGAAGTACGAGGGAACTGTCGAGTAATCAATTAG
- the LOC116019966 gene encoding uncharacterized protein LOC116019966 — translation MSADPAFVDEDGSSGSADDMNMLDGHGKHRSGALNSGRRKRSRKATGDAIVDAMLEIAAASKMRAAATMRNEERFAISKCIKILDEIQGVDQNLYFYALDLFENPNARETFVSLKNERRLVWLRGKFTASSNSAS, via the coding sequence ATGTCAGCTGATCCCGCCTTTGTAGACGAGGATGGTTCTTCAGGCTCTGCTGATGACATGAACATGTTAGATGGACATGGTAAACATCGGTCTGGAGCACTAAATTCAGGTCGGCGCAAGAGAAGCCGCAAGGCGACTGGTGATGCTATAGTGGACGCGATGCTCGAAATTGCAGCGGCTTCAAAGATGAGGGCAGCCGCAACTATGAGAAACGAGGAGCGGTTTGCTATAAGCAAATGCATAAAAATACTAGATGAGATACAAGGTGTTGATCAAAACCTCTACTTCTATGCACTGGATTTATTCGAGAACCCAAATGCAAGAGAAACGTTCGTATCTCTTAAGAACGAGAGGCGATTGGTGTGGCTGCGTGGGAAGTTCACCGCATCCTCGAATTCAGCTTCTTAA
- the LOC116019463 gene encoding acetylajmalan esterase-like: MDSLFLLIALFLFPFSYATANPLTKCSFKSIYQFGDSLADTGNLFRIPGATMSFHADRHPYGQTYFGKPTGRFSDGRLIVDYVAAALKLPFVDAYLDVNGSFAHGANFAVAGGTALDNSFFAERNISMPSFNTPISAQLRWFHAHLNATCGGGGGKCAEKVQNALFIFGEFGGNDYYNALSKGKSLEETKTYVPYTVDAVINGIKRIVKHGAKRVVVPGTLPFGCLPVYLTNFPSSDPKSYDQLGCLKSLNAFSSYHNNYLQKALSKLSRELSGDVVLVYGDYYGALRSVLRRGSYLGFNNESLLKACCGTGGKYNFDGSKTCGSDDVSACSNPEQYVHWDGIHLTDKSYLRMTEILIRKVLRNIKCS; this comes from the exons ATGGATTCTCTCTTCCTTTTAATAGCTCTTTTCCTCTTCCCTTTCTCTTACGCTACTGCAAACCCCTTAACTAAATGCTCTTTCAAATCTATTTATCAGTTCGGCGATTCCCTCGCCGACACCGGAAACTTATTCCGCATTCCCGGCGCCACCATGAGTTTCCACGCCGACCGCCACCCTTACGGGCAGACCTACTTCGGTAAGCCCACCGGCCGCTTTAGCGACGGCCGCCTTATTGTGGACTACGTCGCCGCCGCTCTTAAACTTCCCTTCGTCGACGCTTACCTCGACGTCAACGGTTCATTCGCCCATGGCGCCAATTTTGCTGTCGCCGGCGGCACGGCGCTGGATAATTCTTTCTTCGCCGAGAGAAACATTAGCATGCCGTCGTTCAACACTCCGATCAGCGCTCAACTCCGGTGGTTCCATGCGCACCTCAACGCCAcatgcggcggcggcggtggcaaATGTGCGGAAAAGGTCCAAAATGCCCTTTTCATATTTGGGGAATTTGGCGGCAACGACTATTACAACGCCCTTTCTAAAGGGAAATCCCTCGAGGAGACCAAGACTTATGTTCCGTACACCGTTGACGCCGTTATTAACGGCATTAAACGCATCGTTAAACACGGAGCTAAACGGGTCGTGGTTCCGGGTACCTTGCCTTTCGGGTGCTTGCCCGTTTACCTAACCAACTTCCCAAGCTCCGACCCGAA ATCCTACGACCAACTGGGCTGCCTAAAAAGCCTCAACGCTTTCTCTTCCTATCACAACAACTATCTCCAAAAAGCTCTCTCGAAACTTAGCCGAGAGCTCTCCGGCGACGTTGTGCTCGTCTACGGGGATTACTACGGTGCTCTCCGGTCGGTTCTCCGGCGGGGATCTTACCTCGGATTCAACAACGAATCGTTACTCAAAGCGTGCTGCGGAACCGGAGGGAAATATAACTTTGACGGCTCAAAAACGTGCGGATCTGACGACGTTTCGGCCTGTTCAAACCCGGAACAGTATGTGCACTGGGATGGCATTCATCTCACAGATAAGAGTTATCTTCGCATGACGGAGATTCTTATCCGTAAAGTTTTGAGGAACATCAAGTGTTCGTGA
- the LOC116019854 gene encoding ribosomal lysine N-methyltransferase 3 isoform X1, protein MATSNRKMRAFKKWMNWKGVEWSDALELVATESSVFVRAVGDLHEGDLVAKIPKESCLTIKTCGARQIIEEAELDGYLGLAVALMYERSLGPVSPWFGYLQLLPHSEPIPLLWSLSEINSLLAGTELHKIIKEDKVLIHEDWKECIQPLLDNASLGLNPEGFGIEEYFAARSLISSRSFQIDDYHGFGMVPLADLFNHKTGAEDVHFTSISSDSESDSDADDNNSNTEYQNNSDHEPISKNPHSEGDSLSGSDLDSSSMSGNDPTALEMIMVKNVKAGVEVFNTYGYIGNAALLHRYGFTEPDNPYDILNLDLELVLQWSSSRFSYRHSRRRLSLWRELGYSGCVSQDSEYFEISYYGEPQIELIILLYILLLSEEAYSEVNLAVSTMGDVENSWQLFLSKQGVPLENGSELSKNSLLTESVCLALLSLADARESLYGSNSLRNDIKELDRCSQLSEPKQYHSLVLRISERKILQKLRTYASAGATTKKGTKRKGKRSRMKTQDATRSVLYT, encoded by the exons ATGGCTACCAG TAACAGGAAAATGAGGGCGTTCAAAAAATGGATGAACTGGAAAGGCGTAGAGTGGAGCGACGCTTTGGAGCTAGTCGCAACGGAATCCTCCGTCTTCGTCAGAGCGGTAGGCGATTTGCACGAAGGCGATTTGGTGGCGAAAATCCCGAAGGAGAGCTGCTTGACGATAAAAACTTGTGGTGCTCGGCAAATAATCGAGGAAGCTGAGCTTGACGGATACTTAGGCCTGGCCGTGGCGCTGATGTATGAAAGGAGTCTCGGACCGGTTTCTCCTTGGTTTGGTTATCTTCAGCTGCTGCCACATTCTGAGCCTATTCCGTTGCTTTGGTCGCTCTCCGAAATCAACTCTCTTCTCGCTGGCACTGAGCTCCACAAG ATAATTAAAGAAGACAAGGTTCTTATCCATGAGGACTGGAAAGAGTGCATCCAGCCTCTTTTGGACAATGCTTCATTGGGGCTTAACCCGGAAGGCTTTGGTATTGAAGAATATTTTGCGGCAAGAAGTCTTATTTCTTCTCGATCATTTCAAATTGATGATTACCATGGATTTGGGATGGTTCCCCTGGCAGACCT TTTTAATCACAAGACTGGTGCTGAGGATGTGCACTTCACATCCATATCCTCTGATTCTGAATCAGATAGTGACGCAGATGATAACAATAGTAACACTGAGTATCAGAATAATAGTGACCATGAGCCAATTAGCAAAAATCCACATTCAGAAGGAGATTCTTTGAGTGGGAGTGACTTAGATTCTTCTTCAATGTCTGGGAATGACCCTACAGCTCTAGAAATGATCATGGTGAAAAATGTCAAAGCTGGAGTTGAG GTATTTAATACATATGGATACATAGGCAATGCTGCGTTGCTGCATAGATATGGATTCACAGAACCAGATAATCCGTATGATATTTTGAACTTAGATCTTGAACTGGTACTTCAGTGGAGTTCATCTCGATTCTCATACCGTCACAGTAGGAGGAGGTTATCACTATGGAGAGAGTTGGGTTATTCTGGATGCGTCAGTCAAGACTCTGAATATTTTGAAATCTCATATTATGGGGAACCCCAAATTGAGTTAATAATTTTGCTTTACATATTGTTGTTGTCAGAAGAAGCATATAGTGAAGTTAATCTTGCTGTGTCTACAATGGGTGATGTTGAAAATTCTTGGCAACTCTTTTTATCAAAGCAAGGAGTTCCATTGGAAAATGGATCAGAACTTAGCAAGAATTCATTGCTTACAGAAAGCGTTTGCTTGGCTCTCTTGTCACTAGCAGATGCCCGGGAAAGTTTATATGGTTCAAATTCTCTCAGAAATGATATCAAAGAGCTGGATAGGTGCTCTCAGCTAAGCGAACCTAAACAGTATCACTCTCTCGTGCTACGTATAAGTGAGAGGAAGATCCTTCAGAAATTAAGGACTTACGCCTCAGCAGGTGCTACAACGAAGAAAGGTACAAAAAGGAAAGGTAAAAGAAGCCGCATGAAGACACAAGACGCCACCCG GTCTGTGCTATACACATGA
- the LOC116019965 gene encoding AAA-ATPase ASD, mitochondrial-like yields MMVMGDVWSQLGPSLATLMFIWTLYQNYFPDQIRTYIITHAHKIYSIFYPYIHITFHEFENDELFDRSKVFLAIERYLSYNSSNNAKRLVAKGVTDSTHALVLTMDDHEEVTDVFQGIKVWWSSNQHPPNQHTISYFPREDEKRFFQLKFHKRNRDLITRSYLKHVLDEGEAIAVRDRKRKLYTNNKSDDWHGWKSTKWSHVIFKHPSNFKTLAMEPTRKQEIMEELHNFTNSKDYYAKIGKAWKRGYLLHGPPGTGKSSMIAAMANLLQYDVYDLELTAVKDNSELRKLLIETSCKSIIVIEDIDCSLDLTGQRKKKKEEKDEDKEKEEKDPIKKELIKETEEKKKGSEVTLSGLLNVIDGLWSAIGEERIIVFTTNYIEKLDPALIRRGRMDSHIELSYCCFEAFKVLAKNYLDIESHELFPEIRGLLGETKITPADVAENLMPKSGREKADICLKRLIKALETAKEEARLKAEEEHRTKAEAAKEKEKSAEDSKKAESLVKENGDSKKSETMVKENGDTKNEN; encoded by the coding sequence atgaTGGTGATGGGGGATGTCTGGTCTCAGCTAGGCCCTTCACTTGCAACACTCATGTTCATCTGGACCTTGTACCAGAACTATTTCCCAGATCAAATTCGCACTTATATCATCACCCATGCCCACAAAATTTACTCCATTTTCTACCCATACATCCACATCACATTCCACGAGTTTGAGAACGATGAGCTCTTCGACCGCAGCAAAGTGTTCCTCGCGATTGAGAGGTACCTAAGCTATAATTCCTCCAATAATGCCAAGCGCCTCGTGGCCAAAGGCGTAACGGACAGCACCCACGCCTTGGTCCTCACCATGGACGACCACGAAGAGGTGACCGATGTGTTTCAAGGGATTAAAGTTTGGTGGAGCTCCAACCAACACCCGCCCAATCAACACACAATCTCGTACTTCCCCAGGGAAGACGAGAAGAGATTTTTCCAGCTTAAGTTTCACAAGAGGAACCGAGACCTGATCACACGGTCTTACCTGAAACATGTCTTGGACGAGGGAGAAGCCATAGCTGTGAGGGACAGGAAACGGAAGCTTTACACCAACAACAAGAGTGATGACTGGCATGGATGGAAGAGCACCAAATGGAGCCATGTGATCTTCAAGCACCCTTCCAATTTCAAAACCCTAGCCATGGAACCAACCCGGAAACAAGAAATCATGGAAGAGCTTCACAATTTTACGAACTCTAAAGACTATTATGCCAAGATAGGCAAGGCCTGGAAACGGGGATATCTCCTCCACGGCCCGCCTGGAACAGGGAAGTCTAGCATGATCGCCGCCATGGCCAATCTTCTCCAGTACGATGTGTATGATCTGGAGTTAACGGCCGTGAAAGATAACAGCGAGCTGAGGAAGCTGTTGATAGAAACTTCCTGCAAGTCCATCATTGTAATCGAAGATATCGATTGCTCTCTGGACCTAACAGGgcagaggaagaagaagaaagaagagaaagacGAGGacaaggaaaaagaagagaaagatcCAATCAAGAAGGAATTAATCAAGGAAAcagaggagaagaagaaggggaGTGAGGTGACTCTATCAGGCCTTCTAAACGTCATTGATGGACTCTGGTCAGCCATTGGAGAAGAAAGAATCATAGTTTTCACCACCAATTATATCGAAAAGCTCGACCCTGCTCTGATTCGGAGAGGGAGGATGGACAGCCATATTGAGCTCTCTTATTGTTGCTTTGAAGCTTTCAAGGTTTTGGCCAAAAACTATCTGGACATTGAATCTCACGAACTCTTTCCAGAAATCAGAGGTTTGCTGGGGGAAACTAAAATCACCCCTGCTGATGTTGCTGAGAATTTGATGCCTAAATCTGGTAGAGAGAAAGCAGACATCTGCCTGAAAAGATTGATCAAGGCTCTGGAAACTGCAAAAGAAGAAGCGAGGTTGAAAGCTGAGGAAGAACACAGAACCAAGGCTGAAGCagcaaaggaaaaggaaaaatcaGCAGAAGACAGCAAGAAAGCTGAGAGCTTGGTTAAGGAAAATGGAGAttccaagaaaagtgagaccaTGGTTAAAGAAAATGGTGATACAAAGAATGAGAATTAG